Proteins from one Paraburkholderia sp. BL10I2N1 genomic window:
- a CDS encoding threonine/serine dehydratase: MSTGTPQHTDHTIDGEPIPTLDDIAAQHFALTPWVVRTPVFERHDFPSLEGTTLNFKFELLQSGGSFKARGAFTNLLALDEAQRSAGVTCVSGGNHAIAVAYAAMRLGISAKVVLFRSANPARVALCRQFQAEVVISGGPAEAFDLVRRIEAEEGRYYVHPFNGYRTVLGTSTLGYEWATQTPDLDAVIVPIGGGGLAAGVSTALRLANPRVHIYGVEPVGADAMSKSFAANHTVKLHHLHSIADSLMAPYTEQYSYELCRRHIDRIVTVSDDELCVAMLTLFNQLKLAVEPACAAATAALLGPLRETLQGRRVGVLLCGTNTDPASFTQYIERAQALTRG; the protein is encoded by the coding sequence ATGTCCACCGGCACTCCACAGCACACCGACCACACCATCGACGGTGAGCCGATCCCGACGCTCGACGACATCGCCGCGCAGCATTTTGCGCTGACGCCGTGGGTGGTCCGAACTCCTGTGTTCGAACGGCACGATTTTCCGTCGCTGGAAGGCACGACCCTCAATTTCAAGTTCGAACTGCTGCAGTCGGGTGGAAGCTTCAAGGCACGTGGCGCGTTCACCAACCTGCTCGCGCTCGACGAAGCCCAGCGTAGCGCGGGCGTGACATGCGTGTCCGGCGGCAATCATGCGATCGCGGTCGCGTATGCGGCGATGCGGCTCGGTATCAGCGCGAAGGTCGTACTGTTCCGCTCCGCGAATCCGGCACGAGTTGCACTGTGCCGGCAGTTTCAGGCGGAAGTGGTGATATCGGGCGGCCCGGCGGAAGCGTTCGACCTCGTGCGCCGGATCGAGGCGGAAGAAGGCCGCTACTACGTGCATCCGTTCAACGGCTACCGCACGGTGCTCGGCACATCGACCCTCGGTTATGAATGGGCGACGCAAACGCCCGACCTCGATGCGGTGATCGTGCCGATCGGCGGCGGCGGCCTTGCGGCCGGCGTCTCGACCGCGTTGCGGCTCGCCAATCCGCGCGTGCATATCTATGGCGTCGAACCCGTCGGTGCCGACGCGATGAGCAAAAGCTTTGCGGCCAACCATACGGTCAAGCTGCATCATCTGCACAGCATCGCCGATTCGCTGATGGCGCCATACACCGAGCAATACAGCTACGAGTTGTGTCGTCGCCATATCGACCGGATCGTGACCGTCTCCGACGACGAACTGTGCGTCGCGATGCTCACGCTCTTCAATCAGCTCAAGCTCGCAGTCGAGCCGGCCTGCGCGGCCGCAACCGCCGCGCTGCTCGGCCCGCTGCGCGAGACGTTGCAGGGCAGGCGCGTGGGCGTTCTGCTGTGCGGCACCAATACCGATCCGGCCTCCTTCACGCAATACATCGAACGCGCCCAGGCTTTGACGCGCGGGTGA
- a CDS encoding ATP-binding protein, with amino-acid sequence MKLLAKGLLLIAVPGVVELALLGAVFDTQQQTAQSAQWVSSSKQILYQASATMDPLLREAARLRTALIVNDVSFTDRPAIWVDLDERLSHLERLVAGNSRQVRRVHDMRGAVDSYRAHAAAVVAASHNGSSLAPLIASERDDIPAPIALFHDRLDAFVDEESRLDAQHLAAFVDNRQRQQITLIAAVVGSMLIWALTAWVFARHFGQRIEVLTGNAGRLGNGAPLAAPLRGNDEIAGLDAVLHQTGARLQTAGLEHESLKARLEARAVELAAVNEELRQGTQENEMFIYSVSHDLRSPLVNLQGFSKELQVSYDDLRATIESARPPEPQQQRLAAVLDGDVRESLQFLRTAVTQAAAIIDSLLRISRAGRLEYHWQRVSVGQTVAKVLDTLQSATRERAAVVTVRDLPPAWGDPVAIEQIFRNLIANALSYLDPARPGRIEVGVLEADPVDQAHPVGNSTRTYYVRDNGLGISAAYMSKVFRAFQRLHGDVAKGEGIGLVLVRRIAERHGGRAWVESVEGMGSTFYVALPDQPVRMS; translated from the coding sequence ATGAAACTGCTTGCCAAGGGTCTTCTTCTGATCGCAGTACCAGGTGTCGTCGAACTGGCGCTGCTCGGTGCCGTGTTCGATACGCAGCAACAGACCGCGCAGTCCGCACAGTGGGTGTCAAGCAGCAAGCAGATTCTCTACCAGGCCTCGGCGACGATGGACCCCTTGCTGCGCGAGGCCGCGCGGCTGCGCACGGCGCTCATCGTCAACGACGTGTCGTTCACGGACCGGCCTGCAATATGGGTCGACCTCGACGAACGGCTCTCTCATCTCGAACGACTGGTTGCGGGCAACTCCCGCCAGGTGCGGCGGGTCCATGATATGCGCGGCGCCGTCGATAGCTATCGTGCCCATGCCGCCGCGGTCGTGGCGGCATCGCACAACGGAAGCAGCCTCGCGCCCCTCATTGCTTCGGAGCGCGACGACATTCCTGCGCCGATCGCCTTGTTTCATGACCGCCTGGATGCATTTGTCGACGAGGAGTCGCGCCTTGATGCGCAGCACCTGGCGGCGTTCGTGGACAACCGGCAGCGCCAGCAGATCACGCTGATCGCCGCGGTGGTGGGTTCGATGCTGATCTGGGCGCTGACGGCATGGGTGTTCGCGCGTCATTTTGGGCAGCGCATCGAGGTGCTGACCGGTAATGCCGGCCGCCTTGGCAACGGCGCGCCGCTCGCCGCGCCTTTGAGAGGCAACGACGAGATCGCCGGGCTCGACGCCGTGCTGCACCAGACCGGCGCCCGGCTGCAAACCGCAGGGCTCGAGCATGAGTCGCTCAAGGCAAGACTTGAGGCGCGCGCTGTCGAACTGGCGGCCGTCAACGAGGAATTGCGGCAGGGCACGCAGGAAAACGAGATGTTCATCTACAGCGTATCGCACGATCTGCGCTCGCCACTCGTCAACCTGCAGGGCTTTTCGAAAGAATTGCAGGTCTCGTACGACGACCTGCGCGCAACGATCGAATCGGCCCGCCCGCCGGAGCCCCAGCAGCAGCGGCTTGCCGCAGTGCTCGACGGCGACGTGCGCGAATCGTTGCAGTTTTTGCGTACGGCGGTGACCCAGGCGGCGGCGATCATCGACTCGCTGTTGCGCATCTCGCGCGCCGGGCGTCTCGAGTACCACTGGCAACGGGTAAGCGTCGGCCAGACGGTTGCGAAAGTGCTCGATACGTTGCAGTCTGCGACGCGCGAGCGGGCGGCCGTGGTGACTGTCCGGGACCTGCCGCCCGCGTGGGGCGACCCGGTCGCGATCGAGCAGATCTTCCGCAATCTGATTGCGAACGCGCTCAGTTATCTCGATCCGGCACGGCCGGGACGCATCGAAGTGGGCGTTCTCGAGGCCGATCCCGTCGATCAGGCTCACCCCGTGGGAAACAGTACGCGCACTTACTATGTGCGCGACAATGGCCTCGGGATTTCAGCGGCCTACATGTCGAAGGTATTTCGTGCCTTCCAGCGCCTGCACGGCGACGTGGCCAAAGGCGAGGGCATCGGTCTCGTGCTCGTGCGGCGTATTGCCGAACGCCACGGCGGGCGGGCCTGGGTGGAATCGGTGGAGGGAATGGGCTCGACGTTTTACGTTGCGCTGCCGGATCAGCCGGTACGCATGTCATGA
- a CDS encoding ATP-binding cassette domain-containing protein, whose protein sequence is MTAIPIVDAQDISRRDALRGQILLQPTRFVLSAGDRVAITGPSGSGKSVFLRTLALLDPLDGGRILWHGKPVARATISRYRRNVAYIRQRPAILDGTVEDNLRYPFTLRAYRDVSFDRGRAASFAAQAGRSSDFLEKHASELSGGEAQITALIRVLQLSPEVLLLDEPTASLDPESTLAIEGLVNAWFSAGEGQRASMWVSHDLAQAERMSRRHLTMRAGVLSERAAASAMAAPDNGNGSQERAQ, encoded by the coding sequence ATGACGGCCATTCCCATCGTCGATGCACAGGACATCTCCCGTCGCGATGCGCTGCGCGGGCAGATCCTGCTTCAGCCGACCCGCTTCGTCCTGTCTGCCGGCGACCGTGTCGCGATCACCGGTCCGTCCGGGTCCGGCAAGAGTGTTTTTCTGCGCACGCTCGCGCTGCTCGACCCGCTCGACGGCGGACGCATCCTGTGGCACGGCAAGCCCGTCGCGCGCGCAACCATTTCGCGCTACCGGCGCAATGTCGCGTATATCCGCCAGCGCCCTGCGATCCTCGACGGCACGGTCGAGGACAATCTTCGCTACCCGTTCACGCTGCGCGCCTACCGCGATGTATCGTTCGATCGCGGACGGGCCGCGTCGTTTGCGGCGCAGGCCGGCCGAAGTAGTGATTTTCTTGAGAAACACGCGAGCGAACTGTCCGGCGGCGAAGCACAGATCACGGCATTGATCCGGGTGCTGCAACTGTCGCCGGAAGTCCTGCTGCTCGATGAGCCGACGGCATCGCTCGATCCGGAATCGACGCTCGCCATCGAAGGACTGGTGAACGCGTGGTTCAGCGCAGGCGAGGGTCAGCGTGCTTCGATGTGGGTGTCACATGATCTGGCACAGGCTGAACGCATGAGCAGGCGGCATCTGACGATGCGTGCCGGGGTACTCAGCGAGCGCGCTGCGGCGTCCGCCATGGCTGCCCCGGATAACGGCAACGGCTCACAGGAGCGCGCGCAATGA
- the fetB gene encoding iron export ABC transporter permease subunit FetB: MNQGLQNLSLWDVGIAALLIVVNGALSVLLKLDLERKLAWAAVRTVVQLLAIGYVLGWVFAYDRWFVVLPLMVLMTLIAGFAGAQRGARTYAGQRADSILSIWMSSWLVAAVGLFVVIRIHPWYEPQYAIPILGMILGNTLTGVSLGIERMTEELTARRDRVDMALALGATRWEAAQGPARQAVRAGMIPTLNQMAVVGVVSLPGMMTGQVLAGQSPLQAVRYQIVIMFLIAASSALGTVGAVLLTYRRLFSAEHRFLASRLVERQTKASR, from the coding sequence ATGAACCAGGGACTCCAGAACCTGAGCCTGTGGGACGTCGGCATTGCGGCGCTGCTGATCGTCGTGAATGGCGCGCTGTCGGTGCTGCTCAAGCTCGATCTCGAACGCAAGCTCGCGTGGGCCGCCGTGCGCACCGTCGTTCAGTTGCTCGCGATCGGCTACGTGCTCGGCTGGGTCTTCGCGTACGACCGCTGGTTCGTCGTGCTGCCGCTGATGGTGTTGATGACCCTGATCGCCGGCTTCGCGGGCGCTCAGCGCGGCGCGCGCACGTATGCCGGACAACGTGCGGACAGCATCCTGTCGATCTGGATGAGTTCGTGGCTCGTCGCGGCGGTGGGGCTCTTCGTCGTGATCCGCATTCATCCGTGGTACGAGCCGCAATACGCGATTCCGATTCTCGGGATGATCCTCGGCAACACGCTGACCGGCGTATCGCTTGGCATCGAGCGGATGACCGAAGAGCTGACTGCGCGGCGCGACCGCGTCGACATGGCGCTTGCGCTCGGCGCGACGCGCTGGGAAGCGGCGCAGGGCCCGGCGCGCCAGGCCGTGCGCGCGGGAATGATTCCGACGCTGAACCAGATGGCCGTCGTCGGCGTCGTGAGTCTGCCCGGCATGATGACCGGCCAGGTGCTGGCCGGTCAGTCGCCGCTACAGGCGGTGCGCTATCAGATCGTGATCATGTTTCTGATCGCGGCGTCCTCGGCATTGGGGACCGTCGGCGCGGTGCTGCTCACGTATCGACGGCTCTTTTCCGCGGAGCACCGCTTTCTCGCATCGCGGCTGGTGGAGCGGCAAACCAAGGCGAGCCGCTGA
- a CDS encoding AsmA family protein, translated as MALSRRIGKIIAWLVATIAVLIAAVVIFILAFDWNRARPYINDKVSQAIGRPFAIEGDVKVGWRHPVGETGWNAWLPWPRFSATNITVANPDWTKQKHFATLDEIDFQVKVLPLLAHDIVIPAINLVNPSVYLERLVDGRNNWTFKFASSSGPSEWKLDLHDIQFAKGNVAYSDEQKKTDVQVAVDTLGQPVPIGDVMKAQENASRSASAQVVGKEGASRLAKQAEAAAASEAAGASAAAASGAVGGSDTVAQGASAASASAAVVASAPAASVPATSAVAVTPETKQVPLYGIGWTVKGTYNRTALSGSGKVGGVLALQDANRPFPVQADVKVGDTRIAVVGTVTDPAHLAAVDLRLWLQGASMAHLYSLTGVTLPETPPYATEGHLIGQFKRNASVFKYENFTGRVGESNLNGSLTYFAREPRPLLQGELVSNLLQFSDLAPIIGADSSASKAKRGDAAQQPSDRALPVEEFRTDRWNAIDADVKFTGRRIIKDPSLPITDLYTHVVMTDGVLSLQPLTFGVAGGTLASDIHLDGSARPLKGRVATEARHLKLRQLFPNVKTMQTALGEVNGDAALSATGNSPAALAATSNGEVKALITDGTVSRLYMEAAGLNVANVVYEKLFGNRDVKINCAAANFVATNGVLDSKVFALDTDDAVINMDGHIDLRDESMDLNIHPHTKGFRVFTLRSPLYVKGTFKDPRVGVNAAALAVRGGAIVGLGLINPFAALIPLIAPSNNKPLPCDELLGHMRTQPKAPPAGQKMTTSRSADAAASAISGAKRPTATKPAPVTSPSSETAVQYKGS; from the coding sequence ATGGCGTTATCGCGGCGCATCGGAAAAATTATCGCGTGGCTGGTGGCGACTATCGCTGTCCTCATCGCAGCCGTGGTCATCTTCATCCTGGCGTTCGACTGGAATCGCGCCCGTCCGTATATCAACGACAAGGTCAGCCAGGCGATCGGCCGGCCGTTCGCTATCGAGGGCGATGTCAAGGTGGGCTGGCGGCATCCCGTTGGTGAGACCGGCTGGAACGCCTGGCTGCCCTGGCCCCGGTTCTCGGCGACCAACATCACCGTCGCCAATCCGGACTGGACGAAGCAGAAGCATTTCGCCACGCTCGACGAAATCGATTTTCAGGTCAAGGTGTTGCCGCTCCTCGCACACGACATCGTGATCCCGGCGATCAATCTGGTGAATCCGTCGGTCTATCTCGAGCGGCTCGTCGATGGGCGCAATAACTGGACGTTCAAGTTTGCTTCCTCATCAGGGCCATCCGAATGGAAGCTCGATCTGCACGATATCCAGTTTGCCAAAGGCAATGTCGCGTACTCCGATGAGCAGAAGAAGACCGACGTGCAGGTAGCCGTCGATACGCTCGGCCAGCCGGTGCCCATCGGTGACGTGATGAAGGCGCAGGAAAATGCGTCGCGCAGTGCGTCGGCGCAGGTCGTCGGCAAAGAAGGTGCGAGCCGCCTCGCGAAGCAGGCGGAGGCGGCGGCAGCGTCGGAGGCGGCTGGCGCATCGGCTGCTGCGGCCTCAGGCGCGGTGGGCGGATCGGATACGGTTGCGCAGGGGGCTTCCGCGGCTTCTGCAAGCGCAGCGGTCGTCGCAAGCGCGCCGGCGGCCAGCGTGCCCGCGACAAGCGCTGTCGCCGTGACGCCTGAGACGAAGCAGGTTCCGCTATACGGCATCGGCTGGACGGTGAAGGGCACTTACAATCGCACGGCGCTGTCGGGCAGCGGTAAGGTGGGCGGCGTGCTTGCGCTGCAGGATGCCAACCGTCCGTTCCCCGTGCAGGCCGACGTGAAAGTGGGTGATACGCGAATCGCGGTCGTTGGCACGGTCACGGATCCCGCGCACCTGGCCGCAGTCGATCTGCGCCTGTGGCTCCAGGGGGCCAGCATGGCGCATCTGTATTCGCTCACGGGCGTCACGCTGCCGGAGACCCCACCGTACGCAACCGAGGGACACCTCATCGGGCAGTTCAAGCGGAACGCCAGTGTCTTCAAGTATGAAAATTTTACAGGGCGGGTGGGCGAAAGCAACCTGAATGGCTCGCTGACGTATTTCGCGCGCGAGCCGCGCCCATTGTTGCAGGGCGAACTGGTGTCGAACCTGCTGCAGTTCTCTGATCTCGCGCCGATCATTGGCGCCGATTCGAGCGCCAGCAAGGCGAAGCGCGGTGACGCGGCACAACAGCCGTCGGACCGCGCGTTGCCGGTCGAGGAATTCCGCACCGATCGCTGGAATGCGATCGACGCCGACGTGAAGTTCACTGGACGCCGGATCATCAAGGATCCGAGCCTGCCGATCACCGACCTGTACACCCATGTCGTGATGACGGATGGCGTGCTGTCGCTGCAGCCGTTGACATTCGGCGTGGCGGGCGGGACGCTTGCGTCCGATATCCATCTCGACGGCAGCGCCAGGCCGTTGAAGGGCCGCGTCGCGACCGAGGCGCGGCATCTGAAGCTCAGGCAGCTGTTCCCGAACGTGAAGACGATGCAGACCGCGCTGGGCGAAGTCAACGGCGACGCCGCGCTTTCCGCAACCGGCAATTCGCCTGCGGCGCTGGCGGCCACCTCGAACGGCGAAGTGAAGGCGCTCATCACGGATGGCACCGTCAGCCGTCTGTACATGGAAGCCGCCGGTCTGAACGTGGCGAACGTCGTCTATGAGAAGCTCTTCGGCAACCGGGACGTGAAGATCAACTGCGCAGCGGCCAATTTTGTCGCGACGAACGGTGTGCTGGATTCGAAAGTCTTCGCGCTCGACACCGACGATGCTGTCATCAACATGGACGGCCACATCGATCTGCGCGACGAGTCCATGGATCTCAACATTCATCCGCACACGAAGGGCTTCCGCGTCTTTACGCTGCGCTCGCCGCTCTACGTGAAGGGCACGTTCAAGGACCCGCGTGTCGGCGTGAATGCGGCGGCGCTGGCGGTGCGCGGCGGTGCCATCGTGGGGCTGGGGCTCATCAATCCGTTTGCCGCCCTGATTCCGCTGATCGCGCCTAGCAATAACAAACCATTGCCCTGCGACGAGCTGCTCGGGCATATGAGGACACAGCCCAAGGCGCCACCGGCAGGGCAGAAGATGACCACGTCGCGCAGCGCCGACGCCGCTGCCTCGGCCATCAGCGGCGCGAAGCGTCCCACCGCGACGAAACCGGCGCCCGTCACGTCGCCGTCGTCGGAGACCGCTGTGCAATATAAGGGAAGCTGA
- a CDS encoding response regulator, translating to MTDDVSPPMAARVLVVDDDEGILLLARKSLDRAGCHVATCTTVQRARELIGIEAPDLLVLDYQLNGAETGLDFFRRLRVEGVRIPAILVTGFTDESRVIEALRAGVSDVVPKSGDYLDYLPEAVERVQSQVRMQKASAEAEKLRDREAHYRSLSEALPHLVLTCSANGDCDFLSKQWFEYTGLDEAGSLGLAWLDAVHPDDREEIRRTWLKTVSTGASDYRHELRIRRHDGAWRWFDARIVAVHDQHGGVSKWFGSCTDIHPEREAIEERERLLASEQAARQAAEEANRSKDRFLAMLSHELRTPLTPVLACARVLEGVPDLPESARAGVRMIRRNVELEARLIDDLLDLTRVANGKLRLALETVDVHDVIDSVLELFRSEIQVKQQDVHVEKTAQHRYVLADRARLQQMLWNLIRNAAKFTPDGGHIYVRTQDERMQVQISVEDTGIGIEPEQIDKLFNAFEQGGQSMTRQFGGLGLGLAITKALTDVHGGTVTARSPGAHCGATFTITLPTAAKPVEEIVVAIPAASHPAGVLTILLIEDHIDTAEVMSQLINGLGHDVTVVGRVADALTATQATDFDLIVSDVGLPDGTGLDFITAFREHSDAPAVALTGFGTDDDVRRCLAAGFTSHLTKPVNFIQLEEVIERAATVKAGKAGGAEAAAR from the coding sequence ATGACCGACGACGTTTCTCCGCCAATGGCCGCGCGCGTCCTCGTGGTCGACGACGACGAGGGTATTCTGCTTCTCGCGCGGAAGTCGCTCGACCGTGCCGGCTGCCATGTCGCGACCTGCACGACGGTTCAACGCGCGCGCGAACTGATCGGCATTGAAGCGCCAGACCTGCTGGTGCTCGACTATCAGTTGAACGGCGCTGAGACAGGTCTCGATTTCTTCCGGCGACTGCGCGTCGAGGGTGTGCGGATCCCGGCGATTCTCGTCACCGGTTTTACCGACGAGTCGCGGGTGATTGAAGCCTTGCGCGCCGGGGTGTCGGACGTCGTGCCCAAGTCGGGCGATTACCTCGACTATCTGCCCGAGGCCGTCGAGCGCGTACAGTCCCAGGTGCGGATGCAGAAGGCATCGGCGGAAGCGGAGAAGCTGCGCGACCGCGAAGCGCACTACCGCTCACTGTCCGAAGCGTTGCCTCACCTGGTGCTGACCTGCAGCGCCAATGGCGACTGCGATTTCCTGTCGAAACAGTGGTTCGAATACACGGGTCTCGACGAAGCCGGCTCGCTCGGGCTCGCCTGGCTCGACGCGGTTCATCCGGACGATCGCGAGGAAATTCGCCGGACGTGGCTGAAGACGGTGAGCACGGGGGCATCGGATTACCGGCACGAGCTCAGGATCCGCCGCCACGATGGCGCGTGGCGCTGGTTCGACGCGCGCATCGTCGCCGTGCATGATCAGCACGGTGGCGTGAGCAAGTGGTTCGGTAGTTGCACCGACATCCATCCCGAGCGCGAAGCCATCGAGGAGCGCGAACGCCTGCTTGCATCGGAGCAGGCCGCCCGCCAGGCCGCCGAAGAGGCGAACCGTTCGAAGGACCGCTTTCTCGCGATGCTGTCGCACGAATTGCGCACGCCGCTCACGCCCGTGCTTGCCTGCGCACGCGTGCTGGAAGGGGTGCCCGACTTGCCGGAGAGCGCGCGTGCCGGCGTCAGGATGATCCGCCGCAACGTCGAACTCGAAGCGCGGCTGATCGACGATCTGCTCGACCTCACGCGGGTCGCGAACGGCAAGCTGCGCCTGGCGCTGGAAACCGTCGATGTGCATGACGTCATCGATAGCGTGCTCGAACTCTTTCGCAGCGAAATTCAGGTCAAGCAGCAGGACGTGCACGTCGAGAAGACGGCGCAGCATCGCTACGTGCTTGCGGACCGTGCACGGCTCCAGCAGATGCTCTGGAATCTGATCCGCAACGCGGCGAAGTTCACGCCCGATGGCGGCCACATCTACGTTCGCACACAGGACGAGCGGATGCAGGTGCAGATTTCGGTCGAAGATACCGGCATCGGCATCGAGCCCGAACAGATCGACAAGTTGTTCAACGCGTTCGAGCAGGGCGGCCAGAGCATGACGCGCCAGTTCGGCGGGCTCGGGCTTGGGCTCGCGATCACGAAGGCGCTGACCGACGTACACGGGGGCACAGTCACGGCGCGAAGCCCGGGCGCGCATTGCGGCGCGACTTTCACCATTACGTTGCCGACGGCAGCGAAGCCGGTCGAAGAAATCGTCGTGGCCATACCCGCCGCATCGCATCCGGCAGGCGTGCTTACTATCCTGTTGATCGAGGATCACATCGACACAGCGGAAGTGATGTCGCAGCTGATCAACGGGCTTGGCCACGATGTCACGGTGGTGGGCCGAGTGGCCGACGCGCTTACCGCCACGCAGGCGACGGACTTCGACCTGATCGTGAGCGACGTCGGCTTGCCTGATGGCACCGGGCTCGACTTCATTACTGCTTTCCGCGAGCACTCGGATGCACCGGCCGTCGCCCTGACGGGCTTCGGCACGGACGATGACGTGCGCCGTTGTCTCGCGGCCGGTTTCACGTCGCATCTGACGAAGCCCGTCAATTTCATCCAGCTCGAAGAGGTGATCGAACGGGCAGCGACGGTGAAAGCAGGAAAAGCGGGTGGGGCGGAAGCGGCCGCGCGTTGA
- the mscL gene encoding large conductance mechanosensitive channel protein MscL produces the protein MSMIQEFKEFAVKGNVMDLAVGVIIGGAFSTIVNSIVKDLIMPVVGVVTGGLDFSNKFVKLGHIPDTYRGNPDSYKDLQAAGVAVFGYGSFITVLINFIILAFIIFMMVKFINNLRKPADAAPAAPPAPTEDVLLLRDIRDTLKNQQR, from the coding sequence ATGAGCATGATCCAGGAATTCAAGGAATTCGCAGTCAAAGGCAACGTGATGGATCTCGCTGTCGGCGTCATTATCGGCGGCGCATTTTCCACCATCGTCAATTCCATCGTGAAGGACCTGATCATGCCGGTTGTCGGTGTCGTCACCGGCGGCCTTGATTTCTCCAACAAGTTCGTCAAGCTCGGCCATATTCCCGACACGTACCGGGGCAATCCCGATTCATATAAAGACCTGCAGGCGGCCGGCGTCGCCGTATTCGGTTATGGATCGTTCATTACGGTGTTGATCAACTTCATCATTCTCGCGTTCATCATTTTCATGATGGTGAAGTTCATCAACAATCTCCGTAAGCCAGCGGACGCCGCACCAGCCGCACCGCCAGCGCCGACAGAAGATGTGTTGCTGCTGCGTGATATCCGCGACACGTTGAAGAATCAGCAACGCTGA
- a CDS encoding response regulator produces MTQGESVGIILIEDDDGHATLVERNLRRAGLTNGFIRFGDGQDALDYFFGAPPADTAAPARLSRDDLANFVVLLDLKMPRVDGFEVLRRLKEAPSTAALPVIVLTTTDDPREIERCYELGCNVYITKPVEYDAFIEAVRRLGFFLQVVKLPAGQRLSSS; encoded by the coding sequence ATGACACAAGGGGAATCGGTGGGCATCATCCTGATCGAGGATGACGATGGACACGCCACGCTCGTCGAGCGCAATCTGCGCCGCGCTGGCCTGACGAATGGCTTCATCCGTTTTGGCGACGGCCAGGACGCGCTGGATTACTTTTTCGGCGCACCGCCGGCCGACACGGCGGCGCCTGCCCGTCTGTCGCGTGACGATCTCGCCAACTTCGTCGTGCTGCTGGACCTGAAGATGCCGCGCGTCGACGGCTTCGAAGTGCTGCGCCGCCTGAAGGAGGCGCCTTCGACCGCCGCGCTGCCTGTCATCGTCCTCACGACAACCGACGACCCGCGCGAGATCGAGCGATGTTATGAACTTGGTTGCAACGTCTACATTACCAAGCCGGTCGAATATGATGCCTTTATCGAGGCAGTGCGCCGGCTGGGCTTCTTTTTGCAGGTCGTGAAGCTGCCGGCGGGGCAGCGGCTTTCATCATCGTAA
- the argE gene encoding acetylornithine deacetylase — MSHAAEAARSAAPSSSSPSSASASSASPASLPWVTRLVSIDTVSRNPNLGLIEIVRDELRAKGIEATLTHDASGKWANLFATVPAHDGETNGGIVLSGHTDVVPVDGQQWDSDPFKPEIREDRLFGRGTCDMKGFIGAALTLLPQMQNTKLAKPIHFALSFDEEVGCVGAPLLIADLMKRGVKPDGCIVGEPTSMRPIIAHKGINAYQCCVRGQAAHSSLTPKGLNAIEYAARLICYIRDMADQFREQGPFDELYDVPFTTAQTSTIQGGNAINTVPADCRFEFEFRNLPTLDPEPIFARIDKYAKETLLPKMLREHPSAAIEITKIAAAPGLDSSEQAAITQLVRALTADQDRRKVAYGTEAGLFSLAGIPSIVCGPGDIQQAHKANEFVALDQLDACERFLSKLIHSMSVDAHTH, encoded by the coding sequence ATGTCACACGCCGCTGAAGCAGCGCGATCCGCAGCACCGTCGTCCTCTTCCCCGTCTTCTGCTTCCGCCTCTTCTGCCTCTCCCGCGTCGCTTCCCTGGGTCACACGGCTCGTGTCGATCGACACCGTCAGCCGCAATCCGAATCTCGGTCTGATCGAAATCGTGCGCGACGAACTGCGCGCCAAGGGTATCGAGGCGACGCTCACGCACGACGCAAGCGGCAAATGGGCCAATCTGTTCGCCACCGTGCCCGCGCATGACGGCGAAACGAACGGCGGCATCGTGCTGTCGGGGCATACGGATGTGGTGCCCGTCGATGGCCAGCAATGGGACAGCGACCCTTTCAAGCCGGAGATCCGTGAAGACAGGTTGTTCGGCCGAGGCACCTGCGACATGAAGGGTTTTATCGGCGCCGCGCTCACGCTGCTGCCGCAGATGCAGAACACGAAGCTGGCAAAGCCGATTCACTTTGCCCTTTCGTTCGACGAAGAAGTGGGTTGCGTCGGCGCGCCGCTCCTCATCGCCGACCTGATGAAACGCGGCGTGAAGCCGGACGGCTGCATCGTCGGCGAACCGACCAGCATGCGCCCGATCATCGCGCACAAGGGCATCAACGCATATCAATGCTGCGTGCGCGGCCAGGCCGCGCATTCGTCGCTGACGCCCAAGGGGCTCAACGCGATCGAATACGCCGCGCGCCTCATCTGCTACATCCGCGACATGGCCGATCAGTTCCGCGAGCAAGGTCCGTTCGACGAACTCTACGACGTGCCTTTCACGACGGCGCAGACCAGCACGATCCAGGGCGGCAACGCCATCAACACCGTACCCGCCGATTGCAGATTCGAGTTCGAATTCCGCAATCTACCGACGCTCGATCCCGAGCCGATCTTCGCGCGTATCGACAAATACGCGAAGGAGACGCTGCTGCCGAAAATGCTGCGCGAGCATCCATCCGCCGCGATCGAGATCACGAAGATCGCCGCGGCACCCGGGCTCGACTCGTCGGAACAGGCGGCGATCACGCAACTGGTACGCGCGCTGACCGCCGATCAGGACAGGCGCAAGGTCGCATACGGCACCGAAGCCGGGCTGTTTTCGCTCGCCGGCATTCCGAGCATCGTGTGCGGGCCGGGCGACATCCAGCAGGCGCACAAGGCGAACGAATTCGTCGCGCTCGATCAACTGGATGCATGCGAACGCTTTCTCAGCAAGTTGATCCACAGCATGTCCGTGGATGCGCATACACACTGA